The stretch of DNA attaaatctagtatatatataaaagaggcttttttcaggcaattctagagactccaacttttttaaattacctaattaatttttatttaaaataatattatgtataattatcccAATATTTATGCAAATTCTATCTACATAGGATTTTAGAAGTGATAAAGTTTCAATTTTAGAATCTATTATTTAATCATAAGATGAGTTATACCCCTATTAAAAACGTATTGTAGTTAGTAGCCACCCCTTCCCTCcactatatatatgtatatgtatttGGATTCTTCATTGAAAAAGGCCTACTAATATTTTCATCCtaatcttttcttttattttggtttCTTTAATTGTTGCATGATTCACTATATTGCTCATATATTGTGTAGTTTATCTATAGTAACATTGATAATAATATAGATGACTATGCCATAACTAATGGAATTTTTCAATGTGATTTTCAGGAGAAAGATCATGGTTGTTGCCCATGTCAAGTATTTGCAACTTCAACTCAAGGTAAGTCGGACTTAGCATCGCTGAAAGTTTTAGGCACACGGACTCTATCTTAGTATGAGGATACGCATTTGGATACAAAGAGGATATATACTTATAAATTTGAATTATTTGAGGAGGTTTGTGAAAAAATTTATTGACCATTAATTATCATAGACGGTTGATTTTTCATAAAGTCGTCTCCTTTACTTCTGTCATGCAAGGCATCTGTCACCCTGTTTGCTAAGAGAATGTCGGAGTGGTAAGATAGTCGGATAGGGTGTGGATTCCATACTCATACCGATAACTGTCGTGTAGATCCGGCTGCAAAGTGAGGAGTCGAAATAACATAACCCTCATGCTTGCATGTTGAGTGACTGTTGTGGTATTAACAATAGCTCTACTAAAATTGCAGGAACTGAGCAGAAGCAAACTCGGAGGCGGATCACACACTGCTCCTTTAAGCTATCTGGAGGTATTTCAACCATCTTTTCAAAATCAAAAGCCTTTTAAAAGTTTTGTTCTAGACCTTAAAGTTGTCATCGTATTTTTCGTCTAATTATGTATACAACGACGATTCAAATTGCAGGGGTACGGGCACTACCATCCTCAAGACCAGTTGATAAGAGAGCCTCTTGAAAAAGAAATTGGAAGCTTAATCCAGGAAAACCAAGATACAACATTACAACTGTTGGAAAGTAAAGGGCTCCATATGACACCGACGACATCCATTGATGCCTTACGCTGCTCACTGTAGATTTCAGGTGGATCATTTGCATGTCATATTTACCGGAACTATCATACCCgcaaaatgtaaaaaaataaaattgcACTGCGTTAGGAAAAGGTAGAAACTCGTTTAGGTTGTGTTTGGAAACCATGATTATTTCATTTCAGTTCGTTTATTGGAAATCTGAAAATCAATATTATGAGTTCAAAATAAACGAAATTTCTAATCGGGGATGTTTGATTGATGAATGGATACTGAATGTAATTGCTTTTCGAGTAGATGTTCCTGCTACGCCTACGCCCCATACCAACAACTTTAAGGTGCCTATTGCAAACGCTTCTAAACACAGTATTAACTTGGTCACACCTACTGAAATATAGACATGAACTTCTATAATGTTAATTTCTTCTTGTTGCTCACTAATAGGCCTCATTAGTCACTTTTTGGATACAAGCTGCACATGGTCAGGGACGAAGCTAGGACAAAATCGCTACCAGGGCCGATTTAATCAAGTTTGTTGATGTTTATTCTCATTTATCATAGGTCGTGACACCATTATTTAGATAAACTTTTCTTCCGATTGTCTACTTTTTATattctttgtgaaagatattttttaaaaaaaaaaatggaccAGAACAAGTACGAGTATGGTATTTAGAGTATTATATTCCGTATTAAACATACAactaaatatttattttattatacaTCGTTTTCTTCTGCAATATTTAATAAAACA from Silene latifolia isolate original U9 population chromosome 10, ASM4854445v1, whole genome shotgun sequence encodes:
- the LOC141609521 gene encoding transcription factor UNE12-like — its product is MEFFNVIFRRKIMVVAHVKYLQLQLKELSRSKLGGGSHTAPLSYLEGYGHYHPQDQLIREPLEKEIGSLIQENQDTTLQLLESKGLHMTPTTSIDALRCSL